A genomic stretch from Aedes albopictus strain Foshan chromosome 2, AalbF5, whole genome shotgun sequence includes:
- the LOC134286488 gene encoding uncharacterized protein LOC134286488 encodes MSVQHSPTKSSQQPTMEDVKTFVHQRGQVRGKVTAIFNTLERAEDDPSQEVLRLVPPAKLDEQDEKLNEFDRIHTDALVRLEGLMEALQKNPRDSNVVQTQSDSSRIIIQQAPLKAPIPTFDGKYENWPRFKAMFEDIVGKGSDSDSIKLHHLEKSLIGAASGIIDSKTLADNNYKHAWTILNERYENPRIIIDTHISELLGMKKMNRESHRELRELIDTCTRNIEGLKFMKQPVEATAGLIINKILVSCLDPATRKQWERTLNHGDLPDLDDTLLFLKDQCRVLERCEVDNPSSAKSQPGKLSQSSVKPASVKVHSATPDANNESCSFCGKSHFSYQCPEFRKLSISERVSKVKESRSCFNCLRCGHNSVNCSSKNRCSKCGKRHHSLLHDDGTKSDQSVSPPASAPKPTDAVQKPVPDPPQSSNTDSVQSATVSSSCSQSVALPNVLLLTAMVHLLDKSGHPVPCRAFLDCGAQTNLLSTSMFVKLGFDGLPVNIDIVGVSSSRSKSNCLVDVSLRSQYSDYQTILQCLVTAKITNPLPSQSIDISEWNIPSNIKLADPNFHVPATVDLLIGMGHFFELLKIGHIVLAEGLPELRETELGWVIAGEIRAEAPALVNVTQVSCVAIESLNETVKRFWEIEEVEVCSTPTGEEEECEELFRSSYRRDVNGRYIVKLPLRENVHELSDNRSLALRRFFFLERRLLKDPELRLQYSNFIEEYKSFGHCKEVVEAHDVPGQLKYYMPHHAVYRPSSTSTKLRVVFDASAKPPSGVSLNDVLKIGPVVQNDLMSILLRFRLHPFVFTADIQKMYRQILVDPEQTSLQRIFWRSNPTDPVKVLELVTVTYGTSAAPFLATRSLVQLSVDEGADFPLAARVIQEDCYVDDVLSGAKTIQEAIECRQQLQTLLARGGFPVHKWCANDEAILQDVPEDEREKLVLLDDLSANEVMKTLGLTWNPRSDEFLFCQSASSEDSAVTKRQLFSEVAKMFDPLGLLAPITVLAKRLMQQTWADKIDWDESLSDDLLRDWLRLRNSLVAVRDIKIPRPVTGPAYESLELHGFADASGIAYGACLYVRSILPNDRCVVRLLCSKSKIAPLQELTIPRKELCAAVLLSRLVKKVQSTLEVQFSSVSLWSDSQIVLSWLQKAPAKLQPFVQNRVVEISRDCGLYKWGYVRSKDNPADVISRGQLPGTLKENSLWWEGPPFLQSRRYESAVLDQLPDDLMPEMKPASVMAMPVVNCDDLPLFKKFGSLRKLQRVLAYVQRFLKNCRTKNPEHRVKSSCLSVSELRSALHTIVLVIQHESLPEEIERVENGEPSRRLKALGPFLHNGALRVGGRIQKSRMSFDAKHQYILPRHPLTDLIIREYHLEHLHIGPSGLLSALRQRFWLLGSRSAVRKITRGCVECFRVKPQGVAQYMGNLPQSRVTPHAPFEVTGVDYAGPFLIRQAGRKSVHVKAYLCVFVCLIETFCQNKEISWHFIPPDAPEFGGMWEASVKSTKYHLKRILKGTPLTFEEMYTLLTQVEAILNSRPLFSHSDDPAEGEVITPAHFLIGRPLTAVPEPSYEGLNQNRLSKWQHLQQMREHFWKSWVHDYLVSLQPRGKNFVRFPNIRQGTVVLLEDKTLPPQQWKLGRIVHVYPGEDNLVRVVDIKVGNAVYRRPITKISILPIEDNSHIGGPQDSGIDRPGEDVRNSEDLMSMRIGGSARR; translated from the exons ATGTCCGTGCAACATTCACCGACCAAGAGCAGCCAGCAGCCAACCATGGAAGATGTGAAGACCTTCGTTCATCAGCGTGGGCAGGTAAGGGGTAAGGTCACCGCAATCTTCAACACGTTGGAGAGAGCGGAGGACGACCCCTCCCAG GAGGTGCTGAGGCTTGTTCCTCCGGCCAAACTCGATGAACAAGATGAAAAGTTGAACGAGTTTGATCGGATTCATACGGATGCTCTTGTTCGTTTGGAAGGCTTAATGGAAGCTCTTCAAAAGAATCCTCGTGATTCTAATGTCGTGCAAACGCAATCCGATTCTTCCAGAATCATTATCCAACAAGCACCGCTTAAAGCTCCCATCCCAACATTCGATGGGAAGTATGAAAATTGGCCTCGTTTCAAGGCGATGTTTGAAGACATCGTCGGCAAGGGATCGGATTCCGATTCCATCAAACTACACCATCTTGAAAAGTCGTTGATTGGTGCCGCATCCGGGATCATTGATTCCAAAACTTTGGCGGACAACAATTACAAGCATGCGTGGACGATCTTAAACGAACGGTATGAAAATCCTCGCATTATCATTGACACGCACATTTCAGAACTTTTGGGGATGAAGAAAATGAACAGGGAATCTCACAGGGAACTGAGGGAGTTGATTGATACGTGTACTCGAAACATTGAGGGTCTTAAGTTCATGAAACAGCCAGTGGAAGCGACCGCTGGACTGATTATCAATAAAATTTTGGTGTCTTGCCTTGACCCAGCAACACGTAAACAGTGGGAACGTACTCTCAATCATGGTGATTTGCCCGATTTGGATGATACTTTGTTGTTTCTGAAGGATCAGTGTCGTGTTTTGGAGCGGTGTGAGGTCGACAATCCCTCTTCCGCTAAATCTCAACCAGGGAAGTTGTCTCAGTCTAGTGTTAAGCCTGCTAGCGTCAAAGTTCACTCGGCCACGCCGGATGCTAATAACGAGTCGTGCAGTTTTTGTGGAAAATCGCACTTCAGCTATCAATGTCCTGAGTTTCGTAAGCTATCCATCTCGGAGCGCGTTAGTAAGGTGAAGGAATCTCGTTCGTGTTTCAACTGTCTTCGTTGTGGGCACAATTCTGTCAATTGTTCGTCAAAAAACCGTTGTTCGAAATGTGGAAAGCGGCATCACTCCTTGCTACACGATGATGGAACCAAGTCCGATCAAAGTGTGAGCCCACCCGCGTCGGCTCCGAAGCCGACTGATGCCGTTCAGAAGCCAGTCCCTGATCCGCCGCAGTCCTCGAATACAGATTCTGTTCAGTCAGCTACTGTGTCTTCGTCGTGTTCGCAGAGCGTTGCACTCccaaatgttttgttgttgactgCTATGGTGCATCTGCTCGATAAATCTGGTCATCCTGTGCCTTGCCGAGCCTTTCTAGATTGTGGGGCTCAAACGAACTTGCTTTCTACCTCTATGTTCGTAAAGTTAGGGTTTGATGGTCTTCCTGTGAATATCGATATCGTCGGCGTCAGCTCCTCCCGCAGTAAGTCTAACTGTCTGGTCGATGTGAGTCTACGTTCGCAGTACAGCGACTATCAAACAATCCTTCAGTGCTTGGTCACCGCGAAAATCACAAATCCGTTGCCGTCTCAGTCAATCGACATTTCTGAGTGGAATATTCCCTCCAATATCAAGCTGGCCGATCCTAATTTCCATGTTCCTGCCACGGTAGACTTACTGATCGGGATGGGTCATTTCTTTGAGCTCTTGAAGATAGGCCATATCGTTCTTGCTGAGGGTCTTCCCGAGTTGCGTGAGACTGAGCTAGGATGGGTGATTGCTGGTGAAATCCGTGCTGAGGCACCGGCTTTGGTCAATGTCACACAGGTGAGTTGCGTTGCTATCGAGTCGCTCAACGAGACAGTCAAGCGTTTTTGGGAGATTGAGGAGGTTGAAGTTTGTTCCACTCCCACAGGAGAAGAAGAAGAGTGTGAGGAATTGTTCCGTAGCTCGTATAGGCGTGATGTTAACGGTAGATATATTGTGAAACTACCTCTTCGCGAAAATGTACACGAACTCTCTGATAATCGTTCACTGGCCCTTCGTCGTTTTTTCTTTCTCGAAAGACGGTTGCTGAAGGATCCCGAGCTCCGTCTGCAGTACTCTAACTTCATCGAAGAGTACAAATCTTTCGGCCACTGCAAAGAAGTTGTTGAGGCGCACGATGTCCCTGGACAATTGAAGTACTACATGCCGCATCACGCAGTTTACAGGCCGTCGAGCACAAGCACAAAGTTAAGGGTTGTGTTTGATGCGTCGGCGAAACCGCCGTCTGGAGTGTCTCTCAACGATGTGTTGAAGATAGGCCCCGTCGTTCAGAACGACTTGATGTCAATTCTGTTGAGATTTCGTCTACATCCTTTCGTCTTCACCGCTGATATTCAAAAGATGTACCGGCAGATTTTGGTCGATCCGGAGCAGACCTCGTTGCAGAGAATTTTCTGGCGGTCCAACCCAACGGATCCCGTCAAGGTTCTCGAGCTAGTGACTGTTACGTACGGTACTTCTGCTGCTCCTTTCTTGGCTACCAGGTCTCTAGTTCAACTGAGTGTCGATGAAGGAGCCGATTTTCCTCTTGCAGCCCGCGTGATACAAGAGGACTGCTATGTTGATGATGTGTTGTCGGGAGCGAAAACCATTCAAGAAGCCATTGAATGTCGTCAACAGCTCCAAACGTTACTAGCCAGGGGTGGTTTTCCGGTGCATAAGTGGTGCGCCAACGATGAAGCGATTCTTCAGGATGTCCCTGAGGATGAGCGCGAGAAACTTGTTCTTCTTGATGATCTGTCGGCAAATGAGGTGATGAAGACTCTCGGATTAACGTGGAATCCGAGGAGCGATGAGTTTCTTTTCTGTCAGTCTGCTTCGTCCGAAGACTCAGCTGTGACGAAGCGCCAGCTATTCTCTGAAGTAGCGAAAATGTTTGACCCGCTAGGCCTACTCGCCCCAATTACCGTTCTAGCTAAGCGTTTGATGCAGCAAACCTGGGCTGATAAAATAGACTGGGATGAGTCTCTCTCTGATGACCTCCTAAGAGACTGGTTACGCCTTCGTAATTCGCTCGTAGCCGTTCGTGACATTAAAATTCCGAGACCAGTAACCGGTCCCGCGTATGAGTCTCTTGAGCTACACGGGTTCGCAGACGCTTCAGGAATAGCGTACGGTGCCTGCCTGTATGTTCGCAGTATTCTCCCAAATGATCGCTGTGTCGTCAGGTTGTTGTGCAGTAAGTCTAAGATTGCCCCTCTTCAAGAGTTGACAATCCCTCGAAAGGAACTGTGTGCAGCCGTGCTGCTGTCTAGGTTGGTCAAGAAGGTTCAATCGACTTTGGAAGTTCAGTTCTCCTCCGTTTCTCTTTGGTCGGACAGTCAGATTGTCCTCTCGTGGTTGCAAAAGGCGCCAGCGAAATTGCAGCCATTCGTTCAGAATCGTGTGGTGGAGATATCAAGGGACTGCGGTCTCTATAAATGGGGTTACGTCAGGTCCAAGGACAACCCGGCCGATGTAATCTCCCGCGGTCAGCTCCCCGGCACTTTGAAGGAAAACTCGCTATGGTGGGAAGGACCTCCGTTTCTCCAATCAAGGAGGTACGAATCAGCAGTTCTTGATCAACTTCCTGATGATTTGATGCCTGAAATGAAACCAGCTTCGGTCATGGCAATGCCCGTAGTGAATTGTGACGATCTTCCACTCTTCAAGAAATTCGGATCCCTGCGTAAACTTCAACGTGTTCTTGCCTACGTTCAGCGATTTCTGAAGAATTGCCGTACCAAGAATCCGGAGCATCGTGTAAAAAGTAGTTGTCTATCCGTCTCCGAGCTTCGATCTGCTCTCCATACAATTGTGCTAGTGATTCAACACGAATCGTTGCCTGAAGAAATCGAAAGAGTCGAGAATGGAGAACCGTCTAGAAGGTTGAAAGCTCTCGGCCCGTTTTTGCATAACGGAGCCTTGCGGGTGGGTGGGCGTATTCAGAAGTCACGAATGTCGTTCGATGCCAAACATCAATACATCTTGCCAAGGCATCCACTCACCGATTTGATTATCCGCGAATATCATTTGGAACATTTGCACATTGGTCCGTCTGGTCTTTTGTCAGCTCTTCGTCAACGCTTCTGGTTGTTGGGTTCTCGTTCTGCTGTAAGGAAGATAACCAGGGGGTGTGTGGAGTGTTTCCGGGTGAAGCCACAAGGTGTGGCGCAGTACATGGGCAACTTGCCACAAAGCCGCGTAACGCCACACGCACCGTTTGAGGTCACCGGAGTGGATTACGCGGGGCCCTTCCTTATCAGACAAGCAGGTCGAAAATCTGTTCATGTCAAGGCGTATTTATGTGTGTTCGTTTGCTTG ATCGAGACGTTTTGCCAGAATAAGGAAATCAGCTGGCATTTTATTCCGCCCGATGCTCCTGAATTCGGCGGGATGTGGGAGGCTTCAGTGAAAAGCACAAAATATCACCTGAAGCGTATCCTCAAAGGAACTCCGTTAACTTTCGAGGAGATGTATACCCTGTTAACGCAGGTTGAAGCCATTTTGAATTCGCGACCTCTTTTTTCGCATTCGGACGATCCCGCTGAGGGTGAAGTAATCACTCCAGCTCATTTCCTTATTGGCCGCCCGTTGACGGCCGTTCCTGAACCCTCCTATGAGGGCCTCAATCAGAACCGTTTGTCGAAATGGCAGCACCTGCAACAGATGAGGGAACATTTTTGGAAGTCGTGGGTGCACGACTATCTGGTAAGTCTGCAGCCTAGGGGAAAGAACTTCGTTCGCTTCCCGAATATTCGTCAAGGTACAGTGGTTTTGTTGGAAGATAAGACTCTTCCGCCCCAACAGTGGAAGTTGGGACGAATCGTTCATGTTTACCCTGGGGAAGATAATCTTGTAAGGGTGGTCGATATTAAGGTGGGAAATGCTGTTTATAGACGACCGATAACTAAGATTTCAATTCTTCCAATAGAAGACAATAGTCACATTGGGGGGCCTCAGGATTCCGGCATCGATCGCCCGGGGGAGGATGTTCGCAACAGCGAAGATTTGATGTCGATGCGAATCGGCGGATCCGCGCGACGCTAG